One genomic window of Candidatus Pseudobacter hemicellulosilyticus includes the following:
- a CDS encoding family 43 glycosylhydrolase, whose product MRSLFSLLLLVSFSAAAQSLPQMYFSDSGVIARPIAKDPKLLYFKGQYLMYYSVPGRDNQQWSIGIAASQDLTNWKKVGVIQPAADYEKNGLCAPGAILKDGKVQLFYQTYGNGRKDAICHAWSEDGINFTRNPTNPIFHPTGNWTCGRAIDAEVVEFKNRYFLYFATRDTAFKVQMQGVAATASTRTSFNRDEWTQLVDSSILKPELPWEKQCIEAATCIQKGKYLYMFYAGGYNNEPQQIGLARSKDGIRWDRVTTAPFLPSGAPGEWNESESGHPDIFKAKDGKHYLFFQGNKDKGRSWYLSRIEVSYNGQWKIVP is encoded by the coding sequence ATGCGATCCTTATTTTCATTGTTACTCCTCGTCAGCTTTTCTGCTGCTGCCCAATCCCTGCCTCAAATGTATTTCAGTGATTCCGGCGTAATCGCCAGGCCCATCGCCAAAGACCCCAAGTTGCTTTACTTCAAAGGGCAGTACCTGATGTATTATTCTGTTCCCGGTCGCGACAACCAGCAATGGAGCATCGGCATTGCCGCCAGCCAGGATCTTACCAACTGGAAAAAAGTGGGCGTTATCCAGCCCGCCGCCGATTACGAAAAGAATGGCCTCTGCGCTCCCGGCGCTATCCTCAAGGATGGGAAAGTGCAGCTGTTCTACCAGACCTATGGTAATGGTCGCAAGGATGCTATCTGCCATGCCTGGTCTGAAGACGGCATCAACTTCACCCGCAACCCCACCAATCCCATCTTCCATCCCACCGGCAACTGGACCTGTGGCCGGGCCATTGATGCAGAAGTCGTGGAATTTAAGAACCGATATTTCTTATACTTCGCTACCAGGGATACTGCATTCAAAGTACAGATGCAGGGTGTTGCTGCTACCGCTTCCACCAGGACCAGCTTTAACAGGGATGAATGGACGCAGTTGGTGGATAGTTCCATCCTGAAGCCCGAACTGCCCTGGGAAAAACAATGTATAGAAGCCGCTACCTGCATTCAGAAAGGAAAATACCTCTACATGTTCTATGCCGGTGGTTACAATAATGAGCCGCAGCAGATTGGGCTGGCCAGGAGTAAAGATGGGATCCGGTGGGATAGAGTGACCACGGCGCCCTTCCTGCCCAGTGGCGCGCCTGGTGAATGGAATGAAAGTGAATCCGGGCATCCGGATATTTTTAAAGCTAAGGATGGCAAACATTATCTCTTCTTCCAGGGCAATAAGGACAAGGGAAGATCCTGGTACCTGTCCAGGATTGAAGTCAGCTACAATGGCCAGTGGAAGATAGTGCCGTAG
- a CDS encoding sulfite exporter TauE/SafE family protein, with the protein MEVIGYIIAVLIGISLGLVGGGGSIITVPVLVYLMDVDPVMATTYSLFVVGSCSLVGSVRAYRKGQIEFPVVFVFGGASMLSVFITRHFLLPVIPEHIITIGSMVITRGRFLMVLFACLMLVTSASMIRSGKRPSMQVVGSEAEGRNMLPLLLQGIGVGMVTGLLGAGGGFLIIPALVLFGKVAMKTAVGSSLTIMTFSSLFGFFSTAALHTLNWTLLLSFSAIAVGGIFIGSALSDKISGASLKKGFGWFVFLMGLAVLLREILPLPPL; encoded by the coding sequence ATGGAAGTAATTGGTTATATCATTGCCGTATTAATTGGCATCTCGCTCGGTCTTGTAGGCGGCGGGGGGTCCATTATTACCGTGCCCGTACTGGTATACCTGATGGATGTGGACCCGGTAATGGCCACCACCTATTCCCTGTTTGTGGTGGGCAGCTGCAGCCTGGTGGGCTCAGTACGGGCTTACCGCAAGGGACAGATCGAATTCCCGGTGGTCTTTGTGTTTGGCGGCGCATCCATGTTATCTGTCTTTATTACCAGGCATTTCCTGCTGCCCGTTATACCGGAACATATTATCACGATCGGTTCCATGGTCATTACCCGTGGACGCTTCCTGATGGTGCTGTTTGCCTGCCTTATGCTGGTGACTTCCGCTTCCATGATCCGCTCCGGCAAGAGACCTTCCATGCAGGTGGTGGGCAGTGAAGCGGAAGGACGCAATATGCTGCCGCTGCTGCTGCAGGGCATCGGCGTGGGCATGGTGACCGGTCTGCTGGGCGCAGGCGGCGGCTTCCTCATCATCCCGGCCCTGGTGCTTTTTGGTAAGGTAGCGATGAAAACCGCCGTTGGCTCTTCGCTGACCATCATGACCTTCAGCTCCCTCTTTGGCTTCTTCAGTACAGCCGCTTTGCACACCCTCAACTGGACCCTGCTGCTTTCTTTTTCCGCTATCGCCGTGGGCGGCATTTTTATCGGCTCCGCCCTGTCCGACAAGATCTCCGGCGCCTCCCTTAAAAAAGGGTTTGGCTGGTTTGTGTTTTTGATGGGACTGGCGGTGTTGCTGAGAGAAATACTACCTTTGCCCCCGCTATGA
- a CDS encoding GNAT family protein, translated as MTETISAYEQFFPASCTFETPRVILRLLEPEDYDQFLPLAAAKDTWTYFVKDLSDPHALQNWVYQALQERAQHKRMPFTIIDRDTRQVCGSTSFGNISFYDQRIEIGWSWLGPDYRGMGVNRHAKFALLSYAFEVMKMERVEVKTDSLNERAKAALLKVGLIPEGVLRSHMLMQHGRRRDSAYFSLLRSEWKERKESFFPDLL; from the coding sequence ATGACCGAGACCATTTCAGCATACGAACAGTTCTTCCCTGCCTCCTGCACTTTCGAAACGCCCCGCGTGATCCTGCGTTTACTGGAGCCGGAAGACTATGACCAGTTCCTTCCCCTGGCAGCAGCCAAAGACACCTGGACCTATTTTGTCAAAGACCTCAGCGATCCGCATGCCCTGCAAAACTGGGTGTACCAGGCACTGCAGGAAAGAGCGCAGCACAAACGCATGCCCTTTACCATCATTGACCGGGATACCCGCCAGGTATGCGGCAGCACCAGCTTCGGCAATATTTCTTTTTATGATCAACGGATAGAGATCGGCTGGAGCTGGCTGGGCCCGGACTACCGGGGCATGGGTGTTAACCGGCATGCCAAATTCGCCCTGCTCAGCTATGCCTTTGAAGTGATGAAAATGGAGCGGGTGGAAGTCAAGACAGATAGCCTGAATGAGCGGGCCAAAGCAGCCCTGCTGAAAGTAGGGCTGATACCCGAAGGCGTATTGCGCAGCCATATGCTGATGCAGCACGGCCGCCGAAGGGACTCCGCTTATTTCAGCCTGCTGCGCTCCGAATGGAAGGAAAGGAAAGAATCCTTTTTCCCGGACCTCTTGTAA
- a CDS encoding L-threonylcarbamoyladenylate synthase: MLLPIHPENPQPRNIRSAVASLSKGGVIIYPTDTIYGLGCDIFQHKAVERICRIKNIDPQKANLSFICSDLSDLSQYTKSISTPLYRLLKSYLPGPYTFILPASKEVPRILKSRKDTIGLRIPDNLIARAIIQELGHPILSASLPGEMVEEYTDPELMHQKFGKLVDLVIDGGIGGMTPSTIVDCTGDEPVVTRQGAGEFIQQ; this comes from the coding sequence ATGTTGCTGCCCATCCATCCAGAAAATCCACAGCCCCGGAATATCCGGTCGGCCGTTGCCTCCCTGTCAAAGGGCGGGGTCATTATCTACCCTACCGATACTATCTATGGCCTGGGCTGTGATATCTTCCAGCACAAAGCCGTGGAGCGGATCTGCAGGATCAAGAATATTGATCCCCAGAAGGCGAACCTCTCGTTCATCTGTTCCGACCTCAGCGATCTGAGCCAGTACACCAAAAGCATTTCCACCCCGCTCTACCGCCTGCTGAAAAGTTACCTGCCCGGCCCCTATACCTTTATCCTGCCGGCCAGCAAGGAAGTGCCCAGGATCCTCAAGAGCCGCAAGGATACCATCGGCCTGCGGATCCCCGACAACCTGATTGCACGCGCTATTATCCAGGAACTGGGTCACCCCATCCTCAGCGCTTCCCTTCCCGGTGAAATGGTAGAGGAATATACCGACCCTGAGCTCATGCACCAGAAATTCGGCAAGCTGGTTGACCTGGTCATTGACGGGGGTATCGGCGGCATGACACCCTCCACCATTGTGGACTGCACCGGCGATGAGCCGGTAGTCACCAGGCAGGGCGCCGGAGAATTCATTCAGCAGTAA
- a CDS encoding ribonuclease HII, whose translation MLKNFHQDELIEAGCDEAGRGCLAGPVAAAAVILPRDFYHPLLNDSKQVTEEHRYELRPFIEANALSFAVAMVDHEEIDSINILKASFKAMHLAVDKLVTAPQLLLIDGNRFIPYKQLRHECIIKGDGIYASIAAASILAKTYRDDYMKELHNNFPHYCWDSNKGYGTVAHRRAIATHGLSPFHRKSFQCLPSQLELEL comes from the coding sequence GTGCTGAAGAACTTTCACCAGGACGAATTGATTGAAGCGGGATGCGATGAAGCCGGTCGCGGTTGCCTCGCCGGTCCCGTAGCGGCTGCCGCCGTCATTCTTCCCCGTGATTTCTACCATCCCCTGCTCAATGACTCCAAACAAGTGACAGAAGAGCACCGCTACGAACTCCGCCCCTTCATAGAAGCCAATGCCCTCAGTTTCGCTGTAGCCATGGTGGACCATGAAGAGATTGATAGCATCAATATCCTCAAGGCTTCCTTTAAAGCCATGCACCTGGCAGTGGACAAACTGGTCACGGCGCCCCAGTTGCTGCTCATTGACGGTAACCGCTTCATACCGTATAAACAACTCCGGCATGAATGTATTATCAAAGGGGACGGGATCTATGCATCCATTGCAGCCGCCAGCATCCTGGCCAAGACCTACCGGGATGATTACATGAAGGAGCTGCACAACAATTTTCCCCATTACTGTTGGGACAGCAACAAGGGCTACGGAACGGTGGCCCATCGCCGGGCCATTGCCACCCACGGCCTCAGCCCCTTCCACCGTAAGTCCTTCCAGTGTCTGCCTTCGCAGCTGGAACTTGAATTGTAA
- a CDS encoding COX15/CtaA family protein encodes MNTMSLQQRGDRAVANWILIGVGMLLIQVVLGGITRLTGSGLSITEWNVITGALPPLNEQQWLEEFNKYQQTPQFQLLNTEFNLADFKFIFFWEWFHRFWARLIGVVFVVGFVYLLVKSYLKKEMINPLLILFLFGAFQGAIGWIMVASGLTGDAVYVKPTRLAMHFIFALLLICYAFWFALQLRVPVTEKIKNYPLRKWTGWISAILLVQLIFGALMAGHKAAITAPTWPTINGSWVPEVMLGHSPTLINFIENRITIHFIHRGLAYLLLALTIVYAVKCYKATAISNTFRKARLYPILLISLQVLLGIFSLLAAPGIVPNKWGLFEWIAQLHQVVGMLLLLSMTAMLYLLPGKPLFPRA; translated from the coding sequence ATGAATACAATGTCGTTGCAGCAGCGTGGCGATCGCGCCGTAGCCAACTGGATCCTGATAGGTGTTGGCATGTTACTGATCCAGGTAGTACTCGGCGGTATCACCCGCCTGACCGGTTCCGGCCTTTCCATCACTGAATGGAATGTAATAACGGGCGCCCTGCCTCCGCTCAACGAACAGCAATGGCTGGAAGAATTCAACAAATACCAGCAAACGCCGCAGTTCCAGCTCCTCAATACAGAATTCAATCTCGCCGATTTCAAATTCATCTTTTTCTGGGAATGGTTCCACCGCTTCTGGGCCCGGCTCATTGGTGTGGTCTTCGTAGTAGGCTTTGTATACCTGCTTGTTAAAAGTTACCTGAAAAAGGAAATGATCAATCCGCTCCTGATCCTTTTCCTGTTCGGCGCCTTCCAGGGCGCCATCGGCTGGATCATGGTGGCCAGCGGCCTCACCGGCGATGCCGTGTATGTAAAGCCCACCCGGCTGGCCATGCACTTTATATTTGCCCTGCTCCTGATCTGTTATGCCTTCTGGTTCGCCCTGCAGCTACGGGTGCCGGTCACAGAAAAAATAAAAAATTATCCTCTCCGCAAATGGACCGGCTGGATCAGTGCTATTCTGCTGGTACAGCTGATCTTTGGCGCCCTCATGGCTGGTCATAAAGCCGCTATCACCGCACCAACCTGGCCTACCATTAATGGCAGCTGGGTGCCGGAAGTCATGCTGGGCCATAGTCCCACCCTGATCAATTTTATCGAGAACAGGATCACTATCCATTTTATACACCGGGGCCTGGCTTACCTCCTGCTGGCGCTGACCATTGTGTATGCCGTCAAATGTTACAAGGCAACCGCCATCAGCAATACTTTCCGGAAAGCCAGGCTCTACCCTATCCTGCTGATCAGCCTCCAGGTCCTGCTGGGGATTTTTTCCCTGCTTGCCGCACCCGGTATTGTCCCCAACAAATGGGGCCTGTTTGAGTGGATAGCCCAGCTGCACCAGGTGGTTGGTATGCTGCTCCTGTTAAGTATGACAGCAATGCTGTACCTGCTGCCGGGCAAACCATTATTTCCCCGGGCATAA